Proteins encoded in a region of the Sphingomonas sp. HMP9 genome:
- a CDS encoding cation:proton antiporter domain-containing protein produces MALRLDNQGFSDTLVILGAAGLVIPAFARFKVSPVIGFILVGLLVGPAGLGALTGSAPWLYYLTISNPESIEPFAEFGIILLLFSIGLELSFKRLWSMKRLVFGTGAAELIGSALIIGVALHFIGQGWAGAIGLGFALALSSTALVLPLVGTTGAVGRGAFAMLLFEDLALVPIIFVLGALAPTASADGWADIAGVALRGSLTVVAMYVGGRLILPRLFGQAARTKSPELFLAASLLVVIVASVATTAAGLSPIVGALLAGLLIAETEYHSEVEVITAPFKGLALGVFLITVGMSLDLRLIALNWPSLLLAVTGVVAVKAIVTFLFLRVANSRRGVAAETGLLMGSPSETTLIVLATAAQAQLILPSTASFWQTVTAIGLTITPLLAKLGRTVSRQLESRSVADAGDVEIDDEGPGTVVIGFGRVGQMVADMLAVHGQKYVAVEADIDSVEAARRQGHPVLFGDVARAELVDRLKLHTAKALILTMDDPVLTVRLARRVRALAPDLPIVARARDTAHAAELYRAGVTDAVPETLESSLQLAEAVLVDLGVAMGPVIASIHEKRDELRQEIKKAADMIVEPRRRKAKRTPRAA; encoded by the coding sequence ATGGCATTACGGCTCGACAACCAGGGTTTCAGCGACACGCTCGTCATTCTCGGCGCGGCGGGTCTGGTGATCCCCGCCTTTGCCCGGTTCAAGGTCAGCCCGGTCATCGGGTTCATTCTGGTCGGATTGCTGGTCGGCCCCGCCGGACTCGGCGCACTGACCGGCTCCGCGCCGTGGCTTTATTACCTCACCATATCGAACCCCGAATCGATCGAGCCGTTCGCCGAGTTCGGGATCATCCTCCTGCTGTTCTCAATCGGGCTCGAACTCTCGTTCAAGCGCCTGTGGTCGATGAAGCGGCTGGTGTTCGGCACGGGCGCGGCCGAACTGATCGGCTCCGCGCTGATCATCGGCGTCGCGCTTCACTTCATCGGCCAGGGATGGGCTGGCGCGATCGGGCTGGGGTTCGCGCTTGCCCTGTCATCCACCGCGCTGGTCCTGCCGCTCGTCGGCACCACCGGTGCGGTCGGCCGCGGCGCGTTCGCGATGCTGTTGTTCGAGGATCTGGCGCTCGTCCCGATCATCTTCGTGCTCGGCGCGCTCGCGCCGACCGCGAGCGCCGATGGCTGGGCGGACATTGCCGGGGTGGCTTTGCGCGGGAGCCTGACCGTCGTCGCGATGTATGTCGGCGGCCGGTTGATCCTGCCACGGCTGTTCGGCCAGGCAGCGCGGACCAAGAGCCCCGAGCTGTTCCTTGCTGCCTCGCTGCTGGTCGTCATCGTGGCGAGCGTCGCGACCACCGCCGCGGGCCTGTCGCCGATCGTCGGCGCGCTGCTCGCCGGGCTGCTGATCGCCGAGACCGAATATCACAGCGAGGTCGAGGTGATCACCGCGCCGTTCAAGGGGCTCGCGCTTGGTGTGTTCCTGATCACGGTCGGCATGAGCCTCGACCTGCGGCTGATCGCACTGAACTGGCCGTCGCTGCTGCTCGCGGTGACGGGCGTTGTCGCGGTCAAGGCGATCGTGACGTTCCTGTTCCTGCGTGTCGCCAATTCGCGACGCGGGGTCGCGGCGGAGACGGGGTTGCTGATGGGCAGCCCGTCCGAGACGACGCTGATCGTCCTCGCCACCGCCGCGCAGGCGCAGCTGATCCTGCCGTCGACCGCGTCGTTCTGGCAGACCGTCACCGCGATCGGCCTGACGATCACGCCGCTGCTGGCGAAGCTCGGGCGGACCGTGTCGAGGCAGTTGGAGAGCCGGTCGGTAGCCGATGCTGGCGATGTCGAGATCGACGACGAGGGTCCGGGCACCGTCGTAATCGGCTTTGGCCGGGTCGGGCAGATGGTGGCGGACATGCTCGCGGTCCACGGGCAAAAGTACGTTGCGGTCGAGGCGGATATCGATTCGGTCGAAGCCGCGCGGCGACAAGGGCACCCGGTGCTGTTCGGCGACGTCGCGCGCGCAGAACTGGTCGATCGGTTGAAGCTGCACACCGCCAAGGCGCTGATCCTGACGATGGACGACCCGGTCCTGACGGTACGGTTGGCGCGGCGGGTTCGCGCGTTGGCGCCGGACCTGCCGATCGTGGCGCGTGCACGGGATACGGCGCATGCTGCCGAACTATACCGGGCGGGTGTGACTGACGCTGTGCCGGAGACGTTGGAAAGTTCGCTGCAGTTGGCCGAGGCGGTGCTGGTCGATCTCGGCGTGGCGATGGGGCCGGTGATCGCGTCGATCCACGAGAAGCGCGACGAACTGCGGCAGGAGATCAAGAAGGCGGCGGACATGATCGTCGAGCCGCGAAGGCGGAAGGCGAAGCGGACGCCTCGGGCGGCGTAA
- the rutD gene encoding pyrimidine utilization protein D yields MAIAGGIHWEEHGQPDGPVILLSSGLGGSGSYWHPNLAALGAGHRVITYDHRGTGHSERHVPGDLTVEAMATDVVTLLDAIGLERCTFIGHALGGHIGLALALAAPERLDRLVVINGWAKLDPHTARCFDTRLALLSDSGPRAYLHAQPLFLYPPQWISDHHDRLQNEEEAMLAHFPGAEMIQRRVAAVRRFNIAGRLDEIRVPTLMVASDDDLLVPPSASEKLAAGIPGAQLARMAAGAHACNVTRAEHFNMWLLDWLDGE; encoded by the coding sequence ATGGCGATCGCGGGCGGTATCCACTGGGAGGAACACGGCCAGCCCGACGGCCCCGTGATCCTCCTGTCGAGCGGCCTTGGCGGCTCCGGCAGCTACTGGCACCCAAACCTCGCGGCCCTCGGCGCCGGTCACCGCGTCATCACCTACGACCACCGCGGCACCGGGCACTCGGAGCGCCACGTCCCTGGCGACCTGACCGTCGAGGCAATGGCCACCGACGTCGTGACACTCCTGGACGCGATCGGGCTGGAGCGCTGCACCTTCATCGGCCACGCGCTGGGCGGCCATATCGGCCTGGCCCTCGCGCTGGCCGCACCCGAACGACTCGACCGCCTCGTCGTCATCAACGGCTGGGCCAAGCTCGATCCGCACACCGCTCGCTGCTTCGACACGCGGCTGGCGTTGCTGAGCGACAGCGGCCCCCGCGCGTATCTCCACGCGCAGCCGCTGTTCCTCTACCCGCCGCAGTGGATCTCCGACCACCACGACCGGCTGCAGAACGAGGAGGAAGCGATGCTCGCTCATTTCCCCGGCGCGGAGATGATCCAGCGGCGCGTGGCCGCGGTCCGCCGGTTCAACATCGCCGGACGGCTCGACGAGATTCGCGTGCCAACGCTGATGGTTGCGTCCGACGACGACCTGCTCGTGCCGCCGTCTGCCTCCGAAAAGCTCGCCGCCGGCATCCCCGGCGCGCAGCTTGCCCGGATGGCGGCGGGGGCGCACGCCTGCAACGTCACGCGGGCCGAGCATTTCAACATGTGGCTGCTCGACTGGCTCGACGGCGAATAG
- the pyrH gene encoding UMP kinase gives MTPPRYNRILLKLSGEVLMGPSGLSIDPTVTARVAQEIADIKAKGYEICIVVGGGNIFRGMAGAARGMDRATGDYMGMLATVMNALAVQNALEQIGVDTRVQSAIPMASVCEPFIRRRAERHLEKGRVVIFAAGVGSPYFTTDSGAALRAAEMKCDALFKGTSVDGVYDADPKTHPDAVRYETVSYSRVLSDDLKVMDASAIALCRDNNIPIVVFNIREPGNLAAVLAGDGVSTVVQNEQES, from the coding sequence ATGACGCCTCCGCGCTACAACCGTATCCTGCTGAAACTGTCGGGCGAAGTCCTGATGGGACCGTCTGGCCTTTCGATCGATCCGACCGTCACCGCGCGCGTCGCGCAGGAGATCGCGGACATCAAGGCCAAGGGCTACGAGATCTGCATCGTCGTCGGCGGTGGCAACATTTTCCGCGGCATGGCGGGCGCGGCGCGCGGCATGGACCGGGCGACCGGCGATTACATGGGCATGCTGGCAACCGTGATGAACGCGCTCGCGGTGCAGAACGCGCTGGAGCAGATCGGCGTCGACACGCGCGTCCAGTCGGCGATCCCGATGGCGAGCGTGTGCGAACCGTTCATCCGCCGTCGCGCCGAGCGCCATCTCGAAAAGGGTCGCGTCGTGATCTTCGCGGCGGGCGTCGGCAGCCCCTATTTCACCACTGATTCGGGCGCCGCGCTGCGTGCTGCCGAGATGAAGTGCGATGCGCTGTTCAAGGGCACTTCGGTCGACGGCGTCTATGATGCCGACCCGAAGACGCACCCGGACGCGGTGCGCTACGAGACGGTGTCGTACAGCCGCGTGCTGTCCGACGACCTCAAGGTCATGGACGCGAGCGCGATCGCGCTGTGCCGCGACAACAATATCCCGATCGTCGTCTTCAACATCCGTGAACCCGGCAATCTCGCCGCGGTTCTCGCGGGTGATGGCGTGTCGACGGTCGTTCAGAACGAGCAGGAGAGTTAA
- the rutA gene encoding pyrimidine utilization protein A: protein MQVGVFMPINNNGWLISETAPQYKPSFDLNKAIAQAAEKHGLDFLISMIKLRGFGGKTEFWDYGLESFTLMAGLAAVTEKIKIYATCPTLLIPPAYAARMCNTIDSISHGRFGLNLITGWQPPEYTQMGMWPGDEHFRNRYTMLDEYAHILRELWEEGTSDFKGEYYQMTDCRVWPKPAGDMTIICAGSSDDGLAFSAKWADYAFCLGKGVNTPTAFAFNNERLAAATAKTGRDVQVFVLIMIIAAETDEEAMARWKHYNAGVDVDAIAWLIDQGAKDTHNKDTNVRQLAAPEGAVNINMGTLVGSYETVARMLDEMAAVPNTGGVLLTFDDFLEGVEAFGERIQPLLRCREHLRR, encoded by the coding sequence ATGCAGGTCGGCGTCTTCATGCCCATCAACAACAATGGCTGGCTGATCAGCGAGACCGCGCCGCAATACAAACCAAGCTTCGATCTCAACAAGGCGATCGCGCAGGCGGCCGAAAAGCATGGCCTCGATTTCCTGATTTCGATGATCAAGCTGCGTGGGTTCGGCGGCAAGACCGAGTTCTGGGATTACGGGCTGGAGAGCTTCACGCTGATGGCCGGGCTCGCCGCGGTCACCGAGAAGATCAAGATCTATGCGACCTGCCCGACGCTGCTGATCCCGCCCGCCTATGCCGCGCGGATGTGCAACACGATCGACTCGATCAGCCATGGTCGGTTCGGGCTGAACCTCATCACCGGCTGGCAGCCGCCCGAATATACGCAGATGGGAATGTGGCCCGGCGACGAGCATTTCCGCAACCGGTACACGATGCTCGACGAATACGCCCACATCCTCCGCGAGCTGTGGGAGGAGGGCACGTCCGACTTCAAGGGCGAGTATTACCAGATGACCGACTGCCGCGTCTGGCCCAAACCGGCCGGCGACATGACGATCATCTGCGCCGGCTCGTCCGATGACGGCCTCGCCTTCTCCGCCAAATGGGCAGACTATGCGTTCTGTCTCGGCAAGGGCGTCAACACGCCGACCGCCTTCGCGTTTAACAATGAACGCCTGGCCGCGGCGACCGCCAAGACCGGCCGCGACGTGCAGGTCTTCGTCCTGATCATGATCATCGCCGCCGAGACCGACGAGGAGGCGATGGCAAGGTGGAAACACTACAACGCCGGCGTCGATGTGGACGCGATCGCCTGGCTGATCGATCAGGGCGCGAAGGACACGCACAACAAGGATACCAACGTCCGCCAACTCGCCGCTCCCGAAGGCGCGGTGAACATCAACATGGGCACGCTGGTCGGTTCGTACGAAACCGTGGCGCGGATGCTCGACGAGATGGCCGCCGTCCCCAACACCGGCGGCGTCTTGCTGACCTTCGACGACTTTCTCGAGGGAGTGGAGGCGTTTGGCGAAAGAATACAGCCGCTTTTGAGGTGTCGCGAACACCTGAGGCGCTAG
- the tsf gene encoding translation elongation factor Ts: MADITAAMVKDLREKSGAGMMDCKKALTENAGDMDQAMDWLRTKGLAAAAKKSSRTAAEGLVGVAVSGTKGAAVEVNSETDFVAKNDQFQSFVRDVTQIALATGGDIESLKSQAMPSGKTVEEVLTNNVATIGENQSLRRSRTLEVSKGAVVPYIHNAAAPGLGKIGVLVALESEASDEVLQALGKQLAMHIAAAFPKALNEADLDEGEIERERAIATEKAAESGKPADIIAKMVEGGIAKYRKEHALVSQLFVMDGKTKISDVVAKAGKDAGAEIKLVDYVRFQLGEGIEKEQSDFAAEVAAASGVPQA, from the coding sequence ATGGCCGATATCACGGCAGCAATGGTCAAGGATCTGCGCGAAAAGAGCGGCGCAGGCATGATGGATTGCAAGAAGGCGCTCACCGAGAACGCCGGCGACATGGATCAGGCGATGGATTGGCTGCGGACCAAGGGTCTCGCCGCCGCTGCCAAGAAGTCCAGCCGTACCGCGGCCGAGGGCCTGGTCGGCGTCGCTGTGTCGGGCACCAAGGGTGCAGCGGTCGAAGTGAACTCGGAAACCGATTTCGTCGCCAAGAACGACCAGTTCCAGTCGTTCGTCCGTGACGTCACGCAGATCGCGCTCGCCACCGGCGGCGACATCGAGTCGCTGAAGTCGCAGGCGATGCCCTCGGGCAAGACCGTCGAGGAAGTCCTGACGAACAACGTCGCGACGATCGGCGAGAACCAGTCGCTGCGCCGCTCGCGCACGCTGGAAGTCAGCAAGGGTGCGGTCGTGCCGTACATCCACAACGCGGCCGCCCCCGGCCTCGGCAAGATCGGCGTGCTCGTCGCGCTCGAATCGGAGGCGTCTGACGAGGTTCTCCAGGCGCTCGGCAAGCAGCTCGCGATGCACATCGCCGCCGCATTCCCGAAGGCACTGAACGAAGCGGACCTGGACGAGGGCGAGATCGAGCGCGAGCGCGCGATCGCGACCGAAAAGGCTGCTGAGTCGGGCAAGCCTGCCGACATCATCGCCAAGATGGTCGAAGGCGGCATCGCCAAGTACCGCAAGGAGCATGCTCTGGTCAGCCAGCTGTTCGTCATGGATGGCAAGACCAAGATCTCCGACGTCGTTGCCAAGGCCGGCAAGGATGCGGGCGCCGAGATCAAGCTGGTGGACTATGTCCGCTTCCAGCTCGGCGAAGGCATCGAGAAGGAGCAGTCTGACTTCGCCGCCGAAGTCGCTGCCGCTTCGGGCGTTCCGCAGGCCTAA
- a CDS encoding phosphatidylserine decarboxylase, which yields MASLDKPPVTTSTVKWRFPAVHPEGHKYVAIAAGITLLLTIVSHVLFWPMVGVVIWVATFFRDPIRTTPQGEGLIVAPADGLITMIQRVAIPRELAGENGLGDAPLVRVSIFMSVFDVHINRTPIAGTIRQVVYISGKFLNADLDKASDENERQHFVVEDRNGMRIGFTQIAGLVARRILGFVKAGDMVAVGQRIGLIRFGSRVDVYLPDHAVPQVCLGQRSIAGETVLGRVGGVPVGGIAQ from the coding sequence ATGGCATCGCTCGACAAGCCGCCCGTCACGACCTCCACGGTCAAATGGCGATTTCCCGCAGTCCATCCGGAGGGCCACAAATACGTCGCGATCGCGGCGGGCATCACGCTGCTGCTGACGATCGTCAGCCACGTGCTGTTCTGGCCGATGGTCGGCGTGGTGATCTGGGTCGCGACGTTCTTCCGCGATCCGATCCGCACGACGCCGCAGGGCGAGGGGCTGATCGTCGCACCGGCCGACGGGCTGATCACGATGATCCAGCGCGTGGCCATTCCGCGCGAACTCGCCGGCGAGAACGGCTTGGGCGACGCACCGCTGGTCCGCGTGTCGATCTTCATGTCGGTGTTCGACGTGCATATCAATCGCACGCCGATCGCGGGCACGATCCGTCAGGTCGTCTATATCTCGGGCAAGTTCCTCAACGCCGACCTCGACAAGGCTAGCGACGAGAATGAGCGCCAGCATTTCGTGGTCGAGGACCGCAACGGCATGCGGATCGGTTTTACGCAGATCGCCGGGCTCGTCGCGCGTCGTATTCTCGGTTTCGTGAAGGCAGGCGACATGGTCGCGGTCGGCCAGCGCATCGGCCTGATCCGGTTCGGCAGCCGCGTCGACGTGTATCTGCCCGATCACGCGGTGCCGCAGGTCTGCCTGGGCCAGCGTAGCATCGCCGGCGAGACCGTGCTCGGTCGCGTCGGTGGCGTCCCCGTTGGCGGCATCGCCCAGTGA
- the rpsB gene encoding 30S ribosomal protein S2: MAAPVVSMQQLIETGAHFGHQTHRWNPKMKPYIFGDRNGVHILDLSQTVPLFARALEFVSSAVAGGGKVLFVGTKRQAQEPVADAARRSGQHFVNHRWLGGMLTNWKTISGSIKRLKTLEEMLSGDTVGLTKKEVLQLTREKDKLELSLGGIRDMGGIPDVMFVIDANKEELAIKEANTLGIPVVAILDSNVSPDGIAFPVPANDDAARAIRLYCEAIAIAATRGGQEQQRRTGADVGAMIEPPKEEALSAEPTVEATADTAQATANADTAAEFAAEGERQIDA; encoded by the coding sequence ATGGCGGCACCAGTCGTCTCCATGCAGCAGCTCATTGAAACGGGCGCGCATTTCGGCCACCAGACTCACCGGTGGAACCCCAAGATGAAGCCTTACATCTTCGGTGATCGTAACGGCGTCCACATCCTCGATCTCTCGCAGACCGTGCCGCTGTTCGCACGCGCGCTCGAGTTCGTTTCGTCGGCCGTTGCCGGCGGCGGCAAGGTCTTGTTCGTGGGCACCAAGCGCCAGGCGCAGGAGCCCGTCGCAGACGCAGCACGTCGTTCGGGTCAGCACTTCGTCAACCATCGCTGGCTGGGCGGCATGCTCACCAACTGGAAGACCATCTCGGGTTCGATCAAGCGTCTCAAGACGCTCGAGGAAATGCTGTCGGGTGACACCGTCGGCCTGACCAAGAAGGAAGTCCTTCAGCTCACCCGCGAGAAGGACAAGCTCGAGCTTTCGCTCGGCGGCATCCGTGACATGGGCGGCATCCCCGACGTGATGTTCGTGATCGACGCGAACAAGGAAGAGCTGGCGATCAAGGAAGCGAACACGCTGGGTATTCCCGTCGTCGCGATCCTCGATTCGAACGTCTCGCCGGACGGCATAGCCTTCCCGGTTCCGGCGAACGACGACGCAGCCCGCGCCATCCGCCTGTACTGCGAGGCGATCGCGATCGCCGCGACGCGCGGCGGCCAGGAGCAGCAGCGCCGCACCGGTGCAGACGTCGGCGCGATGATCGAGCCGCCGAAGGAAGAGGCACTGAGCGCAGAGCCGACCGTCGAAGCCACGGCTGACACGGCACAGGCGACCGCGAACGCCGATACCGCTGCCGAGTTCGCAGCTGAGGGTGAGCGCCAGATCGACGCGTAA
- a CDS encoding NADP-dependent isocitrate dehydrogenase, translating into MAKIKVKNPIVEIDGDEMTRIIWEWIRERLIKPYLDIQLDYYDLGVEHRDATDDQVTIASALATQKHGVAVKCATITPDEQRVTEFGLKKMWKSPNGTIRNILGGTIFREPIVIKNVPRLIPGWTHPIVVGRHAFGDQYRATDYLVPGPGKLRLVFEGDDGTVIDREVFQFPSAGVAMAMYNLDDSIRDFARASMHYGLNLKWPVYLSTKNTILKAYDGRFKDLFAEVFEAEFKDKFKEAGIVYEHRLIDDMVASALKWNGEFVWACKNYDGDVQSDQVAQGFGSLGLMTSILLTPDGKTVEAEAAHGTVTRHFRMHEQGKATSTNPIASIFAWTGGLKYRGKFDDTPDVTKFAETLERVCIQTVENGHMTKDLAILIGPEQPWMTTEQFFEQVRANLETEMGNWA; encoded by the coding sequence ATGGCGAAGATCAAGGTAAAGAATCCGATCGTGGAGATCGATGGCGACGAGATGACGCGGATCATCTGGGAATGGATCCGTGAGCGCCTGATCAAGCCGTATCTCGACATCCAGCTCGATTATTACGATCTCGGCGTCGAGCATCGCGACGCGACCGACGACCAGGTCACGATCGCCAGCGCACTCGCCACGCAGAAGCACGGCGTCGCGGTCAAGTGCGCGACGATCACGCCCGACGAGCAGCGCGTCACCGAATTCGGCCTGAAGAAGATGTGGAAGTCGCCGAACGGCACGATCCGCAACATCCTCGGCGGTACGATCTTCCGCGAGCCGATCGTGATCAAGAACGTCCCCCGCCTGATCCCGGGCTGGACTCACCCGATCGTCGTCGGCCGTCACGCGTTCGGCGATCAGTATCGCGCGACCGACTATCTGGTCCCCGGCCCCGGCAAGCTGCGCCTCGTCTTCGAGGGCGACGACGGCACGGTCATCGACCGCGAAGTGTTCCAGTTCCCGTCGGCGGGCGTCGCGATGGCGATGTACAATCTCGACGATTCGATCCGCGACTTCGCCCGCGCCTCGATGCATTACGGCCTCAACCTGAAGTGGCCGGTGTATTTGTCGACCAAGAACACGATCCTCAAGGCCTATGACGGCCGCTTCAAGGATCTGTTCGCCGAGGTGTTCGAGGCCGAGTTCAAGGACAAGTTCAAGGAAGCGGGCATCGTCTACGAGCATCGCCTGATCGACGACATGGTCGCCTCTGCGCTTAAGTGGAACGGCGAGTTCGTCTGGGCCTGCAAGAACTATGACGGCGACGTCCAGTCGGACCAGGTCGCACAGGGGTTCGGGTCGCTGGGTCTCATGACCTCGATCCTGCTGACCCCGGACGGCAAGACCGTCGAGGCCGAAGCCGCGCACGGCACCGTCACGCGTCACTTCCGCATGCACGAGCAGGGCAAGGCGACCTCGACCAACCCGATCGCGTCGATCTTCGCGTGGACCGGTGGCCTGAAGTATCGCGGCAAGTTCGACGACACGCCCGACGTCACGAAGTTCGCCGAGACGCTTGAGCGCGTCTGCATCCAGACCGTCGAGAACGGCCACATGACCAAGGATCTCGCGATCCTGATCGGGCCGGAGCAGCCCTGGATGACGACCGAGCAGTTCTTCGAGCAGGTTCGCGCGAACCTCGAGACCGAAATGGGCAACTGGGCCTGA
- the rutB gene encoding pyrimidine utilization protein B, protein MTIGSPIIRTGANEANAVTLPARPEALRLDPAETAVVVIDMQNAYASPGGYVDTAGFDIAGSASTISRIAKVLDTARAAKMPVVFLQNGWDADYVEAGGPGSPNWHKSNALKTMRARPELHGQFLARGGWDYEIVDALKPHPGDIRVHKTRYSAFFNSQLDSILRSRGIRNIVFVGIATNVCVESTLRDGFHLEYFGVMLEDATHHLGPPEMQAATVYNVETFFGWVSTVSDFCGSFGQLPK, encoded by the coding sequence ATGACGATAGGCAGCCCGATCATCCGAACCGGCGCGAACGAGGCGAACGCCGTCACGCTGCCCGCGCGGCCGGAAGCGCTCCGTCTCGATCCCGCCGAAACCGCCGTCGTCGTCATAGACATGCAGAACGCCTACGCCTCCCCCGGCGGTTATGTGGATACGGCCGGCTTCGACATCGCCGGCTCGGCCAGCACGATCTCCCGGATCGCCAAGGTCCTGGACACCGCCCGCGCGGCGAAAATGCCGGTCGTGTTCCTCCAGAACGGCTGGGACGCGGACTATGTCGAGGCCGGTGGGCCCGGATCGCCCAACTGGCACAAGTCCAACGCGCTCAAGACGATGCGCGCGCGGCCCGAACTCCATGGCCAGTTCCTCGCGCGCGGCGGCTGGGACTATGAGATCGTCGACGCGTTGAAACCGCATCCCGGCGATATCCGCGTCCACAAGACGCGCTACTCGGCATTCTTCAACTCGCAGCTCGACAGCATCCTGCGCTCGCGCGGCATCCGCAACATCGTCTTCGTCGGCATCGCCACCAACGTCTGCGTCGAGAGCACGCTGCGCGACGGCTTCCACCTCGAATATTTCGGCGTGATGCTGGAGGATGCGACGCACCATCTCGGGCCGCCCGAGATGCAGGCGGCGACCGTCTACAATGTCGAGACATTCTTCGGCTGGGTCAGCACGGTAAGCGATTTTTGCGGTTCGTTCGGGCAGTTGCCGAAGTGA
- the pssA gene encoding CDP-diacylglycerol--serine O-phosphatidyltransferase, with protein sequence MEARGRGRFGRTRRAPRGLPLRAVAPNAVTALALCSGLSGVRFAIGGQWESAVAMIMVAGVLDGLDGRIARMLHGESRFGAELDSLSDAISFGVAPALIVYLWSLTALPRVGWICSLIFAVFCALRLARFNAKIDESHQPHKSAGFLTGVPAPAGAGLALMPMFFWFWTDEPTFASPYLVAPWVAFVALLMVSSIATYSWSSVKLRSNIRFEAIALVVLLGAAIVSAPWHTLSIICVLYLISMPFSIASYAKIRRQRSSGARAPVPMSMPNA encoded by the coding sequence ATCGAAGCGCGTGGCCGGGGACGGTTCGGCCGTACGCGTCGTGCACCACGTGGCCTTCCGCTGCGCGCCGTCGCGCCGAACGCCGTCACGGCTCTGGCGCTGTGTTCCGGCCTCAGCGGCGTACGGTTCGCAATCGGTGGACAATGGGAAAGCGCGGTTGCGATGATCATGGTCGCGGGCGTGCTCGACGGGCTCGACGGCCGGATCGCGCGCATGCTGCACGGTGAAAGCCGGTTCGGCGCGGAACTCGATTCACTGTCGGACGCGATCTCGTTCGGGGTTGCGCCGGCCCTGATCGTTTATCTCTGGTCGCTGACCGCGCTTCCTCGCGTCGGATGGATCTGCTCGCTGATCTTCGCGGTGTTTTGCGCGCTGCGCCTCGCGCGCTTCAACGCCAAGATTGACGAGAGCCATCAGCCGCACAAGTCGGCCGGCTTCCTCACCGGGGTCCCGGCACCTGCGGGCGCAGGGCTTGCGCTGATGCCGATGTTCTTCTGGTTCTGGACCGACGAACCGACTTTCGCATCGCCCTATCTGGTGGCGCCATGGGTTGCGTTCGTCGCACTCCTGATGGTGTCGAGCATCGCAACCTATTCGTGGAGTTCGGTCAAACTTCGCAGCAACATCCGGTTCGAGGCAATCGCACTTGTTGTGCTGCTGGGCGCCGCGATCGTGAGCGCGCCTTGGCATACGCTCAGCATCATCTGCGTGCTGTACCTGATCTCGATGCCGTTCAGCATCGCAAGCTACGCCAAGATCAGGCGGCAGCGTTCCAGCGGCGCGCGGGCACCGGTGCCGATGTCGATGCCCAACGCCTGA
- the frr gene encoding ribosome recycling factor, translating to MAAYDKSDLERRMAGAVEALKSDLAGLRTGRASTALLDPVMVTVYGSSMPLNQVATVSAPEPRMLSVQVWDKGNVGPTDKAIRSAGLGLNPIVDGQTLRLPIPDLTEERRKELAKLAGQYAEKARIAVRNVRRDGMDSLKVDEKKGVFGEDERKRHETEVQKLTDSIIAELDATATAKEKEILGK from the coding sequence ATGGCAGCGTATGACAAGAGCGACCTGGAACGCCGCATGGCGGGTGCCGTCGAAGCGCTGAAGAGCGATCTCGCTGGCCTGCGTACGGGCCGTGCGTCGACCGCGCTGCTCGATCCGGTGATGGTGACGGTGTACGGCTCGTCGATGCCGCTCAACCAGGTCGCGACCGTCTCGGCACCCGAGCCGCGGATGCTGTCGGTGCAGGTCTGGGACAAGGGCAATGTCGGCCCGACCGACAAGGCGATCCGCTCGGCGGGCCTCGGCCTCAACCCGATCGTCGACGGCCAGACGCTGCGCCTGCCGATCCCCGACCTGACCGAGGAGCGCCGCAAGGAACTCGCCAAGCTCGCCGGGCAGTATGCCGAAAAGGCGCGCATCGCGGTCCGCAACGTGCGCCGCGACGGCATGGATTCGCTGAAGGTCGACGAGAAGAAGGGCGTGTTCGGCGAGGACGAGCGCAAGCGCCACGAAACCGAAGTCCAGAAGCTGACTGACAGCATCATCGCCGAGCTCGATGCGACCGCGACCGCCAAGGAAAAGGAAATCCTGGGCAAGTGA
- the rutC gene encoding pyrimidine utilization protein C produces MPFEAINPPQFPTPIAPYSAGAKAGNIVYVSGVLALGEGGMVLHPGDAAAQTRAVLDTIRTTLEAAGATLADVAFNHIFLKDLADYAVFNAVYAEYFPGPKPARYCIKTELVKPDCLVEIASIAHLA; encoded by the coding sequence ATGCCGTTCGAAGCCATCAACCCGCCGCAGTTCCCGACCCCGATCGCGCCGTATTCCGCAGGTGCGAAGGCAGGCAACATTGTCTACGTCTCGGGGGTGCTGGCACTGGGCGAAGGCGGCATGGTCCTCCACCCCGGCGACGCCGCAGCCCAGACCCGCGCGGTGCTGGACACGATCAGGACCACGCTCGAAGCCGCTGGCGCGACCCTGGCGGACGTCGCGTTCAACCACATCTTCCTCAAGGACCTGGCCGACTATGCCGTCTTCAACGCGGTCTACGCCGAGTATTTTCCCGGGCCAAAGCCTGCGCGCTACTGCATCAAGACCGAGCTTGTGAAACCCGACTGCCTCGTCGAGATCGCCAGCATCGCCCACCTCGCCTGA